A window from Primulina huaijiensis isolate GDHJ02 chromosome 11, ASM1229523v2, whole genome shotgun sequence encodes these proteins:
- the LOC140987491 gene encoding inositol transporter 4-like: MVEGGISHADKTEFTECWRTAWRTPYIMKLALSAGIGGLLFGYDTGVISGALLYIREDFESVDRKTWLQETIVSMAVAGAIFGAAIGGWINDRFGRKMSILIADVLFFFGAIIMAVAPGPWMIILGRIFVGLGVGMASMTAPLYISEASPHRIRGALVSTNGLLITGGQFLSYLINLAFTHVPGTWRWMLGIAGLPALVQFILMLSLPESPRWLFRHGKEDEAKSILKKIYPAEELEDELRALKASVEQEKQGEHPGESGIFSRLKGAWGNDVVRRGLYAGITVQVAQQFVGINTVMYYSPTIIQFAGFASNKTALALSLITSGLNALGSIVSMCFVDRYGRRRLMIISMIGIISCLVVLSVVFYQASASAPDISSVETAYFGANSTCRAYTEAPDSSSWGCMRCLSKDTTCAFCSAPGSLYHGGACLEMNDAVRGACRADKRTWYTQGCPSNIGFLAVVLLGLYIIVYSPGMGTVPWIVNSEIYPLKYRGIGGGIAAVSNWSSNLIVSETFLTLTEHLGSARTFLLFAGFSLIGLVFIFFLVPETKGLQFEEVEKMLEKGYSPFKKGDKALEDCHVDNN; the protein is encoded by the exons ATGGTTGAGGGAGGGATCTCACATGCAGATAAGACCGAGTTTACAGAATGTTGGAGAACAGCATGGAGAACACCTTACATTATGAAGTTGGCCTTATCAGCAGGCATCGGAGGACTCCTCTTTGGCTATGATACAG GTGTTATTTCTGGTGCCCTTCTGTACATCAGGGAGGATTTTGAGTCAGTAGATAGAAAGACATGGCTACag GAAACCATTGTGAGCATGGCTGTTGCGGGTGCCATCTTTGGTGCTGCAATAGGTGGATGGATCAATGACAGGTTCGGACGAAAAATGTCGATTTTGATAGCCGATGTTCTGTTCTTTTTCGGTGCAATTATCATGGCTGTTGCTCCTGGACCATGGATGATCATCCTCGGTAGAATTTTCGTGGGATTGGGAGTAGGAATGGCATCCATGACCGCTCCTCTGTATATTTCAGAAGCTTCACCTCACAGAATCAGAGGTGCGCTTGTCAGCACAAATGGTCTTCTTATCACCGGAGGGCAATTTCTTTCTTACCTTATCAATCTAGCTTTcactcat GTACCTGGAACGTGGCGTTGGATGCTTGGCATTGCTGGTCTTCCTGCACTAGTTCAGTTCATTTTGATGCTGTCACTCCCTGAGTCTCCAAGATGGCTCTTCAGACAC GGTAAAGAGGATGAGGCCAAGTccatcttaaaaaaaatttaccccGCTGAAGAACTCGAGGATGAGTTGCGGGCCTTGAAAGCATCTGTTGAGCAAGAAAAGCAAGGGGAACATCCTGGGGAAAGTGGTATATTTTCACGACTCAAGGGTGCATGGGGTAATGATGTAGTCAGGAGGGGACTGTACGCTGGTATTACCGTTCAAGTCGCTCAGCAATTTGTAGGCATAAACACCGTCATGTACTATAGTCCAACCATAATCCAGTTTGCCGGATTTGCTTCAAATAAGACAGCGCTGGCACTCTCTCTCATTACTTCTGGCCTGAACGCTCTCGGTTCCATTGTTAGCATGTGCTTCGTGGATCGCTATGGCAGGAGGAGACTGATGATTATTTCCATGATTGGGATCATTTCCTGTCTCGTGGTGTTATCTGTCGTCTTTTACCAAGCTTCCGCCAGTGCCCCTGATATCAGCAGCGTGGAAACTGCTTATTTTGGTGCCAATTCTACTTGCCGAGCCTACACTGAAGCTCCGGACTCATCATCATGGGGCTGCATGAGATGCTTGTCTAAGGACACTACCTGTGCTTTCTGCTCAGCACCTGGCAGCCTA TATCATGGTGGGGCATGTCTCGAAATGAATGATGCGGTGAGAGGTGCCTGCAGAGCAGATAAGCGAACGTGGTATACACAAGGGTGCCCAAGTAACATTGGATTTTTGGCGGTCGTGCTCCTCGGCCTATACATCATTGTCTACTCCCCTGGCATGGGAACTGTCCCGTGGATTGTCAACTCAGAGATATACCCCCTTAAATATAGAGGGATTGGTGGAGGCATTGCTGCAGTTTCTAACTGGAGTTCAAATCTTATAGTCAGTGAAACGTTTTTGACACTAACCGAGCACCTAGGGTCTGCTAGAACCTTCCTCTTGTTCGCGGGGTTTTCATTGATTGGGCTCGTATTCATTTTCTTCCTGGTACCGGAGACCAAAGGGCTGCAGTTCGAGGAGGTGGAGAAAATGCTGGAGAAAGGGTACTCTCCATTTAAGAAGGGAGACAAAGCTTTAGAAGATTGTCACGTCGACAACAATTAA
- the LOC140988826 gene encoding uncharacterized protein: MIPHIHSSVARFVKLNLWILITFPNFLIKVCCLCRTFCNNIPINYPFGIDDGCGAAQFRHMLNCSATDLFFLTPSGSYKIQTIDYNKKSIVIFDPAMSTCSILQPHHDFVMTDIQSAMIPPSPDTVFALMNCSVDSPVLNHYRSLCFNFSGHTCDELYGGCTSFRLFHLLSNGTPPCCFTTYGTIKYMSMNILDCSHYTSVYNVDGLAGVVPLDWLYGIKLSYNMPDSGCDRCAKSGGSCGFDVETEGFSCICSNTNNSTRLCAAGSGTINGGMRYKASSSLLGAFGLLIGFIF; this comes from the exons ATGATTCCCCATATTCACAGTTCAGTAGCACGATTCGTCAAGTTGAACTTATGGATCTTGATCACATTTCCGAATTTCTTGATCAAAGTCTGCTGTCTCTGCCGAACTTTCTGCAACAACATTCCCATAAACTACCCTTTTGGAATCGACGATGGGTGCGGCGCCGCTCAGTTCCGCCACATGCTCAACTGCTCCGCCACCGACCTCTTCTTCCTCACCCCGTCTGGAAGCTACAAGATTCAGACCATCGATTACAACAAGAAAAGCATAGTGATCTTCGACCCAGCCATGTCCACCTGCTCCATCCTCCAGCCCCACCACGACTTTGTCATGACGGATATTCAGTCAGCCATGATTCCGCCGTCTCCGGACACGGTGTTCGCGCTCATGAACTGCTCAGTTGACTCCCCAGTGCTCAACCACTACAG GTCCTTGTGCTTCAACTTCTCCGGCCACACATGCGACGAGCTCTACGGCGGATGCACCTCTTTCAGGCTCTTCCACCTCCTCTCTAACGGCACACCACCGTGTTGCTTCACCACCTACGGCACCATCAAGTACATGAGCATGAATATACTCGATTGCTCCCATTACACCAGTGTGTATAATGTGGACGGATTGGCCGGTGTCGTGCCCTTGGATTGGCTATACGGAATCAAACTCTCGTACAACATGCCCGATTCGGGGTGCGACCGCTGTGCAAAGTCCGGGGGAAGTTGTGGTTTTGATGTCGAGACTGAAGGATTCTCCTGCATTTGCTCCAATACCAACAATTCTACGAGACTGTGTG CTGCTGGAAGTGGTACCATAAATGGTGGAATGAGGTATAAGGCATCTTCTTCATTGCTTGGAGCATTTGGTTTGCTGATTGGGTTcattttttaa
- the LOC140987818 gene encoding S-adenosylmethionine synthase 2 has translation METFLFTSESVNEGHPDKLCDQISDAVLDACLAQDPESKVACETCTKTNMVMVFGEITTKADVDYEKIVRDTCRAIGFVSDDVGLDADNCKVLVNIEQQSPDIAQGVHGHLTKRPEEIGAGDQGHMFGYATDETPELMPLSHVLATKLGARLTEVRKDGTCPWLRPDGKTQVTVEYYNENGAMVPLRVHTVLISTQHDETVTNDEIAADLKEHVIKPVIPEKYLDEKTIFHLNPSGRFVIGGPHGDAGLTGRKIIIDTYGGWGAHGGGAFSGKDPTKVDRSGAYIVRQAAKSIVAGGLARRCIVQVSYAIGVPEPLSVFVDTYGTGKIPDKEILNIVKENFDFRPGMISINLDLKRGSGNRFLKTAAYGHFGRDDPDFTWEVVKPLKHDKAQA, from the coding sequence ATGGAAACTTTCTTGTTCACATCGGAGTCGGTGAATGAGGGACACCCTGACAAGCTCTGCGACCAGATCTCCGATGCGGTTCTTGATGCCTGCCTTGCCCAGGATCCCGAGAGCAAAGTTGCTTGTGAGACTTGCACCAAAACTAATATGGTCATGGTGTTTGGCGAGATCACCACCAAGGCCGATGTTGACTACGAGAAAATTGTCCGTGACACTTGCCGTGCCATCGGATTTGTATCGGATGATGTGGGTTTGGATGCTGACAACTGCAAGGTTCTAGTTAACATCGAGCAGCAGAGTCCTGATATTGCTCAGGGTGTCCATGGTCATCTTACCAAGCGGCCCGAGGAGATTGGTGCTGGTGATCAGGGCCATATGTTCGGCTACGCCACAGATGAGACCCCTGAATTGATGCCCCTTAGCCATGTTCTTGCCACCAAACTTGGTGCTCGTCTCACCGAGGTCCGAAAGGATGGTACTTGCCCATGGTTGAGGCCCGATGGTAAAACCCAAGTGACAGTCGAGTACTACAACGAGAATGGTGCCATGGTTCCTCTCCGTGTCCATACCGTCCTGATCTCGACTCAACACGATGAGACCGTGACCAATGATGAGATCGCTGCCGACCTGAAGGAGCATGTCATCAAGCCTGTCATTCCCGAAAAGTACCTTGACGAGAAGACCATCTTCCACCTCAACCCTTCTGGCCGTTTCGTCATCGGTGGCCCCCATGGTGATGCTGGTCTAACAGGTCGCAAGATCATTATCGACACTTATGGAGGGTGGGGAGCTCATGGAGGCGGTGCTTTTTCGGGGAAGGACCCAACTAAGGTCGACAGGAGTGGCGCATATATCGTTAGGCAAGCCGCCAAGAGCATTGTGGCTGGTGGACTTGCTAGGAGGTGCATAGTTCAGGTTTCTTATGCCATTGGTGTACCGGAGCCCCTGTCGGTGTTTGTAGACACGTACGGGACCGGAAAGATCCCTGATAAAGAAATTCTCAATATTGTGAAGGAGAACTTTGATTTCAGGCCTGGTATGATCTCTATCAACCTGGATCTGAAGAGGGGTTCCGGTAATAGGTTCTTGAAGACTGCTGCTTACGGACATTTTGGTAGAGATGACCCAGATTTCACTTGGGAAGTGGTGAAGCCTCTCAAGCATGACAAGGCTCAAGCTTAA
- the LOC140987120 gene encoding squamosa promoter-binding-like protein 1 — protein MEAKYGGKLHHFFGPVASDLKAMGKKNMEWDLNDWKWDGDLFVAAPLNSVSSDCRGKKFLPAGSEIPAYNGASNSFSSGSDGIERERTELEKRRRGVEVETEQVNEECGSLNLKLGEQVYPVTEGDADKSEGKSGKKTKISGVPSSRAVCQVEDCKADLSNAKDYHRRHKVCDVHSKATKALVGNVMQRFCQQCSRFHVLEEFDEGKRSCRRRLAGHNKRRRKTHPENVVNAATLNDERGSNYLLISLLKILSNIHSNGSDQTENQGLLSHLLRNLANLAGTTGERNPATLLPVSQDLQNVDKYLETEQDLSRNAGQGVIVSASDLTQKRILADNSQGGITDNASALTKKASNSIKASACDTPIERIKLSNIDLNNVYDDSQDCMDGLEDTVAPENTGNVSPSCSFWLYKDSQNSFPTQNSGNSGSTSSQSPSNSSGDEQSRTDRIVFKLFGKDPSDFPLVVRQQILHWLSNSPTEIESYIRPGCVILTIYLRMDNSMWEELYCDLSSSLRRLLDSSNDSFWKTGWIYSRVQNHVSFVYDGQVVLDTPSHLKYHQSCRISSISPIAVSASENVQFFVRGFNFSLVTSRLLCTIDGKYLAQENCCARTGGAESFAEHDEILSLNFSCTIPNIVGRGFIEVEDHGLSSSFFPFIVAEKDVCLEICTLESIIGVTDGDTNKLEARDQALDFIHEMGWLLQRSRLKCRLGESGFKVDLFPLKRFRWLIDFSIDHDWCAVVEKLLSIFLDGIVDSGKHTSILLALLDIGLLHQAVRRNCKSMVEFLLEYRPSASLNKTGPQLNQADNEGQYLFRPDSKGPGGLTPLHIAACLDGRESVLDALTEDPKSVGINAWKNAKDSTGLTPHDYACFRGHYSYIHLVQRKLNKKSLNSHIVVDIPDNTEPTKQKTGNMSLFGKSGVTFETERARRCSECEQKMGGYGSWRSSVRIYKPAMLSMVAIAAVCVCAALLFKSSPEVHPCFHPFRWELLKFGSE, from the exons ATGGAGGCAAAGTATGGTGGAAAGTTGCATCATTTCTTTGGTCCAGTGGCTTCCGATTTGAAGGCCATGGGAAAAAAGAATATGGAATGGGATTTGAATGACTGGAAATGGGATGGTGATTTGTTTGTGGCTGCTCCTCTGAACTCTGTTTCATCAGACTGTAGAGGTAAAAAGTTCCTTCCGGCTGGATCAGAAATTCCGGCGTACAACGGAGCCTCCAATAGTTTCTCATCAGGGTCAGATGGGATTGAGAGAGAACGGACTGAGTTGGAAAAACGTAGGAGGGGTGTTGAGGTTGAAACTGAACAGGTGAACGAAGAGTGTGGATCACTTAATCTGAAGCTAGGTGAACAAGTGTATCCTGTCACGGAAGGGGATGCAGATAAGTCAGAAGGTAAGAGTGGTAAGAAGACCAAAATTTCAGGAGTACCATCTAGTCGCGCGGTTTGCCAAGTGGAGGATTGTAAGGCGGACTTGAGCAATGCGAAAGATTATCACAGACGGCATAAAGTTTGTGACGTGCATTCTAAGGCTACCAAAGCTTTGGTGGGAAATGTTATGCAGCGGTTTTGTCAGCAGTGCAGCAG GTTTCATGTTCTGGAAGAGTTTGATGAAGGGAAGCGGAGTTGTCGCAGGCGATTGGCAGGCCACAACAAAAGGCGAAGGAAAACTCATCCGGAGAATGTTGTTAATGCTGCAACTCTTAATGATGAGCGGGGAAGTAATTATTTACTAATTAGTCTGCTAAAGATACTCTCCAATATACATT CCAATGGCTCAGATCAAACAGAGAATCAGGGTTTGCTATCTCATCTCCTAAGAAATCTTGCAAATCTTGCTGGTACAACTGGTGAAAGGAACCCTGCTACGTTGTTACCTGTTTCTCAGGATTTGCAGAACGTGGATAAATATCTGGAAACTGAACAG GACCTTAGTAGAAATGCTGGGCAGGGTGTGATCGTATCTGCATCTGATTTGACACAAAAGAGGATACTGGCCGATAATTCTCAAGGTGGAATTACAGACAATGCATCCGCTTTAACCAAAAAGGCTAGCAACTCGATCAAAGCAAGTGCCTGTGATACTCCAATAGAAAGGATAAAACTGAGTAACATTGActtaaataatgtttatgatgattCACAAGACTGCATGGACGGTCTTGAGGACACTGTTGCCCCAGAAAATACAGGGAATGTATCTCCTTCTTGCTCATTCTGGCTGTATAAAGATTCTCAAAATTCTTTTCCTACTCAGAATAGTGGGAACTCTGGTTCTACTTCAAGCCAATCACCATCGAATTCCAGTGGGGATGAGCAG AGTCGCACAGATCGGATTGTTTTTAAACTCTTTGGAAAAGATCCAAGTGATTTCCCTCTTGTTGTGCGACAGCAG ATTCTTCATTGGCTATCCAATAGTCCTACAGAGATAGAAAGCTACATCCGACCTGGTTGCGTCATACTGACAATATACCTGCGTATGGATAATTCCATGTGGGAGGAG CTGTACTGTGATCTATCTTCCAGTTTGAGGAGGCTTCTTGATTCGTCCAACGATTCATTTTGGAAAACTGGATGGATATACTCTCGAGTACAGAATCACGTTTCATTTGTCTATGACG GCCAGGTTGTTCTTGACACACCCTCACATCTAAAATATCATCAAAGCTGCAGAATATCAAGTATCAGTCCTATTGCTGTCTCTGCCTCAGAGAATGTTCAGTTTTTTGTCAGAGGATTCAATTTTTCTCTTGTAACTTCAAG GTTACTATGCACTATAGATGGAAAATATCTGGCTCAGGAAAATTGTTGCGCTAGAACAGGAGGAGCAGAGTCATTTGCGGAGCATGATGAGATTCTGTCCCTTAACTTCTCTTGCACTATACCAAATATAGTTGGAAGGGGATTTATTGAG GTTGAAGACCATGGTCTCAGCAGCAGCTTCTTTCCCTTCATCGTCGCAGAGAAGGATGTCTGCTTAGAAATTTGTACTCTGGAGAGCATCATTGGAGTCACCGATGGAGATACAAATAAATTAGAGGCTAGGGACCAAGCTTTGGATTTCATACATGAAATGGGTTGGCTTCTCCAAAGAAGCCGTTTGAAGTGTAGGTTGGGTGAATCCGGTTTCAAAGTGGATCTATTCCCTCTCAAACGTTTCAGGTGGCTTATCGACTTCTCCATTGATCATGACTGGTGTGCCGTAGTCGAAAAGCTCTTAAGTATTTTCTTGGATGGTATCGTTGATTCGGGGAAACATACTTCTATTCTACTCGCGTTGCTGGACATCGGCCTTCTTCACCAAGCAGTCCGGAGAAATTGCAAGTCCATGGTAGAGTTTCTCTTAGAATACCGTCCCAGTGCATCTTTGAACAAAACAGGACCACAACTGAATCAAGCTGACAACGAGGGCCAGTATTTGTTTAGGCCTGATTCTAAAGGACCAGGAGGGCTGACTCCTCTTCACATAGCGGCCTGTCTAGATGGCCGTGAGAGTGTATTGGATGCATTAACTGAAGATCCCAAATCG GTGGGAATCAACGCATGGAAGAATGCTAAAGACAGCACAGGATTGACACCTCATGACTACGCATGTTTCCGCGGTCATTATTCTTACATCCATCTAGTTCAGCGGAAACTGAACAAGAAATCGCTTAACAGTCACATTGTAGTGGACATTCCAGACAACACCGAACCCACGAAACAGAAAACCGGAAACATGAGTTTGTTTGGCAAGTCAGGGGTTACTTTTGAAACAGAAAGGGCTCGACGTTGTAGTGAATGTGAGCAGAAAATGGGGGGTTATGGAAGTTGGAGATCATCTGTGAGGATTTACAAACCGGCAATGTTGTCGATGGTGGCAATAGCCGCAGTTTGTGTGTGCGCAGCGCTGCTCTTCAAAAGCTCACCTGAAGTTCATCCATGCTTCCATCCCTTCAGGTGGGAGCTATTGAAGTTTGGGTCTGAGTGA